One window from the genome of Paramisgurnus dabryanus chromosome 20, PD_genome_1.1, whole genome shotgun sequence encodes:
- the pax2a gene encoding paired box protein Pax-2a isoform X5, with translation MDIHCKADPFSAMHLSHIGHGGVNQLGGVFVNGRPLPDVVRQRIVELAHQGVRPCDISRQLRVSHGCVSKILGRYYETGSIKPGVIGGSKPKVATPKVVDKIAEYKRQNPTMFAWEIRDRLLAEGVCDNDTVPSVSSINRIIRTKVQQPFHPSSDGTGTPLSTAGHTIVPSTASPPVSSASNDPVGSYSINGILGIPRSNGEKRKRDDDGSDGSGPNSDSQGSVESLRKHLRADAFTQQQLEALDRVFERPSYPDVFPTSEHIKPEQANEYSLPALNPGLDEVKPSLSTSASSDLGSSVSQSYPVVTGRDMASTTLPGYPPHVPPTGQGSYPTSTLAGMVPGSDFSGNPYSHPQYTTYNEAWRFSNPALLMPHPGAPPLPLLPLPMTATSYHGNPIKLQDHGRSLHIVPV, from the exons ATGGATATTCACTGCAAAGCGGACCCCTTCTCGGCGATGCACC TATCCCATATAGGGCACGGCGGTGTGAACCAGCTAGGAGGGGTGTTTGTGAATGGCAGACCCCTACCTGACGTGGTCAGGCAAAGAATCGTGGAGCTCGCGCACCAAGGAGTCAGACCTTGTGACATCTCAAGACAATTACGGGTCAGCCATGGCTGTGTCAGCAAAATTCTCGGAAG ATATTACGAAACCGGCAGTATTAAACCTGGAGTTATTGGGGGGTCCAAACCAAAAGTGGCGACGCCCAAAGTTGTGGATAAAATTGCAGAATACAAGCGGCAGAATCCCACAATGTTCGCCTGGGAGATCAGAGACCGACTGCTTGCCGAAGGCGTGTGTGACAATGACACTGTACCAAGCGTTTCATCTATAAACAG GATAATTCGAACCAAAGTCCAGCAACCTTTCCATCCATCTTCCGATGGCACAGGAACGCCTCTCTCCACAGCAGGACACACTATAG TACCCAGCACAGCTTCTCCGCCTGTGTCAAGTGCTTCCAATGACCCCGTGGGGTCCTACTCTATTAATGGCATCCTCGGGATCCCTCGCTCCAACGGTGAAAAGAGAAAACGCGATGATG ATGGTTCAGATGGCTCTGGCCCAAACAGTGATTCTCAGGGTAGCGTGGAGAGTTTACGGAAGCACCTGAGGGCCGATGCCTTCACTCAACAGCAGCTGGAGGCTCTGGACCGCGTGTTCGAGCGGCCGTCGTACCCTGACGTCTTCCCCACGTCAGAGCACATCAAGCCAGAGCAG GCTAATGAATACTCGCTACCAGCACTGAATCCTGGACTGGACGAAGTCAAGCCCAGTCTGTCGACCAGCGCCAGTTCAGATTTGGGCTCCAGCGTGTCACAGAGCTACCCGGTAGTGACAG GTCGAGATATGGCGAGCACGACCCTACCGGGATACCCACCTCACGTTCCCCCCACTGGGCAGGGCAGCTACCCCACCTCTACACTTGCTGGAATGGTGCCTG GAAGTGACTTTTCAGGAAATCCCTACTCTCACCCACAGTACACAACCTACAATGAAGCTTGGCGGTTCAGCAACCCCGCATTATTAA TGCCGCATCCCGGGGCTCCGCCCCTCCCACTGCTGCCACTGCCTATGACCGCCACTAGTTACCATGGCAACCCAATCAAACTGCAGGACCATGGCCGCAGCCTCCATATCGTACCAGTCTGA
- the pax2a gene encoding paired box protein Pax-2a isoform X2: MDIHCKADPFSAMHLSHIGHGGVNQLGGVFVNGRPLPDVVRQRIVELAHQGVRPCDISRQLRVSHGCVSKILGRYYETGSIKPGVIGGSKPKVATPKVVDKIAEYKRQNPTMFAWEIRDRLLAEGVCDNDTVPSVSSINRIIRTKVQQPFHPSSDGTGTPLSTAGHTIVPSTASPPVSSASNDPVGSYSINGILGIPRSNGEKRKRDDVLWSGNHLDGKKIGYYGSDGSGPNSDSQGSVESLRKHLRADAFTQQQLEALDRVFERPSYPDVFPTSEHIKPEQANEYSLPALNPGLDEVKPSLSTSASSDLGSSVSQSYPVVTGRDMASTTLPGYPPHVPPTGQGSYPTSTLAGMVPGSDFSGNPYSHPQYTTYNEAWRFSNPALLMPHPGAPPLPLLPLPMTATSYHGNPIKLQDHGRSLHIVPV, encoded by the exons ATGGATATTCACTGCAAAGCGGACCCCTTCTCGGCGATGCACC TATCCCATATAGGGCACGGCGGTGTGAACCAGCTAGGAGGGGTGTTTGTGAATGGCAGACCCCTACCTGACGTGGTCAGGCAAAGAATCGTGGAGCTCGCGCACCAAGGAGTCAGACCTTGTGACATCTCAAGACAATTACGGGTCAGCCATGGCTGTGTCAGCAAAATTCTCGGAAG ATATTACGAAACCGGCAGTATTAAACCTGGAGTTATTGGGGGGTCCAAACCAAAAGTGGCGACGCCCAAAGTTGTGGATAAAATTGCAGAATACAAGCGGCAGAATCCCACAATGTTCGCCTGGGAGATCAGAGACCGACTGCTTGCCGAAGGCGTGTGTGACAATGACACTGTACCAAGCGTTTCATCTATAAACAG GATAATTCGAACCAAAGTCCAGCAACCTTTCCATCCATCTTCCGATGGCACAGGAACGCCTCTCTCCACAGCAGGACACACTATAG TACCCAGCACAGCTTCTCCGCCTGTGTCAAGTGCTTCCAATGACCCCGTGGGGTCCTACTCTATTAATGGCATCCTCGGGATCCCTCGCTCCAACGGTGAAAAGAGAAAACGCGATGATG TTCTCTGGAGTGGCAACCACTTGGATGGGAAGAAAATAGGATATT ATGGTTCAGATGGCTCTGGCCCAAACAGTGATTCTCAGGGTAGCGTGGAGAGTTTACGGAAGCACCTGAGGGCCGATGCCTTCACTCAACAGCAGCTGGAGGCTCTGGACCGCGTGTTCGAGCGGCCGTCGTACCCTGACGTCTTCCCCACGTCAGAGCACATCAAGCCAGAGCAG GCTAATGAATACTCGCTACCAGCACTGAATCCTGGACTGGACGAAGTCAAGCCCAGTCTGTCGACCAGCGCCAGTTCAGATTTGGGCTCCAGCGTGTCACAGAGCTACCCGGTAGTGACAG GTCGAGATATGGCGAGCACGACCCTACCGGGATACCCACCTCACGTTCCCCCCACTGGGCAGGGCAGCTACCCCACCTCTACACTTGCTGGAATGGTGCCTG GAAGTGACTTTTCAGGAAATCCCTACTCTCACCCACAGTACACAACCTACAATGAAGCTTGGCGGTTCAGCAACCCCGCATTATTAA TGCCGCATCCCGGGGCTCCGCCCCTCCCACTGCTGCCACTGCCTATGACCGCCACTAGTTACCATGGCAACCCAATCAAACTGCAGGACCATGGCCGCAGCCTCCATATCGTACCAGTCTGA
- the pax2a gene encoding paired box protein Pax-2a isoform X3, with protein sequence MDIHCKADPFSAMHRHGGVNQLGGVFVNGRPLPDVVRQRIVELAHQGVRPCDISRQLRVSHGCVSKILGRYYETGSIKPGVIGGSKPKVATPKVVDKIAEYKRQNPTMFAWEIRDRLLAEGVCDNDTVPSVSSINRIIRTKVQQPFHPSSDGTGTPLSTAGHTIVPSTASPPVSSASNDPVGSYSINGILGIPRSNGEKRKRDDVLWSGNHLDGKKIGYYGSDGSGPNSDSQGSVESLRKHLRADAFTQQQLEALDRVFERPSYPDVFPTSEHIKPEQANEYSLPALNPGLDEVKPSLSTSASSDLGSSVSQSYPVVTGRDMASTTLPGYPPHVPPTGQGSYPTSTLAGMVPGSDFSGNPYSHPQYTTYNEAWRFSNPALLMPHPGAPPLPLLPLPMTATSYHGNPIKLQDHGRSLHIVPV encoded by the exons ATGGATATTCACTGCAAAGCGGACCCCTTCTCGGCGATGCACC GGCACGGCGGTGTGAACCAGCTAGGAGGGGTGTTTGTGAATGGCAGACCCCTACCTGACGTGGTCAGGCAAAGAATCGTGGAGCTCGCGCACCAAGGAGTCAGACCTTGTGACATCTCAAGACAATTACGGGTCAGCCATGGCTGTGTCAGCAAAATTCTCGGAAG ATATTACGAAACCGGCAGTATTAAACCTGGAGTTATTGGGGGGTCCAAACCAAAAGTGGCGACGCCCAAAGTTGTGGATAAAATTGCAGAATACAAGCGGCAGAATCCCACAATGTTCGCCTGGGAGATCAGAGACCGACTGCTTGCCGAAGGCGTGTGTGACAATGACACTGTACCAAGCGTTTCATCTATAAACAG GATAATTCGAACCAAAGTCCAGCAACCTTTCCATCCATCTTCCGATGGCACAGGAACGCCTCTCTCCACAGCAGGACACACTATAG TACCCAGCACAGCTTCTCCGCCTGTGTCAAGTGCTTCCAATGACCCCGTGGGGTCCTACTCTATTAATGGCATCCTCGGGATCCCTCGCTCCAACGGTGAAAAGAGAAAACGCGATGATG TTCTCTGGAGTGGCAACCACTTGGATGGGAAGAAAATAGGATATT ATGGTTCAGATGGCTCTGGCCCAAACAGTGATTCTCAGGGTAGCGTGGAGAGTTTACGGAAGCACCTGAGGGCCGATGCCTTCACTCAACAGCAGCTGGAGGCTCTGGACCGCGTGTTCGAGCGGCCGTCGTACCCTGACGTCTTCCCCACGTCAGAGCACATCAAGCCAGAGCAG GCTAATGAATACTCGCTACCAGCACTGAATCCTGGACTGGACGAAGTCAAGCCCAGTCTGTCGACCAGCGCCAGTTCAGATTTGGGCTCCAGCGTGTCACAGAGCTACCCGGTAGTGACAG GTCGAGATATGGCGAGCACGACCCTACCGGGATACCCACCTCACGTTCCCCCCACTGGGCAGGGCAGCTACCCCACCTCTACACTTGCTGGAATGGTGCCTG GAAGTGACTTTTCAGGAAATCCCTACTCTCACCCACAGTACACAACCTACAATGAAGCTTGGCGGTTCAGCAACCCCGCATTATTAA TGCCGCATCCCGGGGCTCCGCCCCTCCCACTGCTGCCACTGCCTATGACCGCCACTAGTTACCATGGCAACCCAATCAAACTGCAGGACCATGGCCGCAGCCTCCATATCGTACCAGTCTGA
- the pax2a gene encoding paired box protein Pax-2a isoform X1 has translation MDIHCKADPFSAMHRHGGVNQLGGVFVNGRPLPDVVRQRIVELAHQGVRPCDISRQLRVSHGCVSKILGSYQKDLIRYYETGSIKPGVIGGSKPKVATPKVVDKIAEYKRQNPTMFAWEIRDRLLAEGVCDNDTVPSVSSINRIIRTKVQQPFHPSSDGTGTPLSTAGHTIVPSTASPPVSSASNDPVGSYSINGILGIPRSNGEKRKRDDVLWSGNHLDGKKIGYYGSDGSGPNSDSQGSVESLRKHLRADAFTQQQLEALDRVFERPSYPDVFPTSEHIKPEQANEYSLPALNPGLDEVKPSLSTSASSDLGSSVSQSYPVVTGRDMASTTLPGYPPHVPPTGQGSYPTSTLAGMVPGSDFSGNPYSHPQYTTYNEAWRFSNPALLMPHPGAPPLPLLPLPMTATSYHGNPIKLQDHGRSLHIVPV, from the exons ATGGATATTCACTGCAAAGCGGACCCCTTCTCGGCGATGCACC GGCACGGCGGTGTGAACCAGCTAGGAGGGGTGTTTGTGAATGGCAGACCCCTACCTGACGTGGTCAGGCAAAGAATCGTGGAGCTCGCGCACCAAGGAGTCAGACCTTGTGACATCTCAAGACAATTACGGGTCAGCCATGGCTGTGTCAGCAAAATTCTCGGAAG cTATCAAAAGGATCTTATAAG ATATTACGAAACCGGCAGTATTAAACCTGGAGTTATTGGGGGGTCCAAACCAAAAGTGGCGACGCCCAAAGTTGTGGATAAAATTGCAGAATACAAGCGGCAGAATCCCACAATGTTCGCCTGGGAGATCAGAGACCGACTGCTTGCCGAAGGCGTGTGTGACAATGACACTGTACCAAGCGTTTCATCTATAAACAG GATAATTCGAACCAAAGTCCAGCAACCTTTCCATCCATCTTCCGATGGCACAGGAACGCCTCTCTCCACAGCAGGACACACTATAG TACCCAGCACAGCTTCTCCGCCTGTGTCAAGTGCTTCCAATGACCCCGTGGGGTCCTACTCTATTAATGGCATCCTCGGGATCCCTCGCTCCAACGGTGAAAAGAGAAAACGCGATGATG TTCTCTGGAGTGGCAACCACTTGGATGGGAAGAAAATAGGATATT ATGGTTCAGATGGCTCTGGCCCAAACAGTGATTCTCAGGGTAGCGTGGAGAGTTTACGGAAGCACCTGAGGGCCGATGCCTTCACTCAACAGCAGCTGGAGGCTCTGGACCGCGTGTTCGAGCGGCCGTCGTACCCTGACGTCTTCCCCACGTCAGAGCACATCAAGCCAGAGCAG GCTAATGAATACTCGCTACCAGCACTGAATCCTGGACTGGACGAAGTCAAGCCCAGTCTGTCGACCAGCGCCAGTTCAGATTTGGGCTCCAGCGTGTCACAGAGCTACCCGGTAGTGACAG GTCGAGATATGGCGAGCACGACCCTACCGGGATACCCACCTCACGTTCCCCCCACTGGGCAGGGCAGCTACCCCACCTCTACACTTGCTGGAATGGTGCCTG GAAGTGACTTTTCAGGAAATCCCTACTCTCACCCACAGTACACAACCTACAATGAAGCTTGGCGGTTCAGCAACCCCGCATTATTAA TGCCGCATCCCGGGGCTCCGCCCCTCCCACTGCTGCCACTGCCTATGACCGCCACTAGTTACCATGGCAACCCAATCAAACTGCAGGACCATGGCCGCAGCCTCCATATCGTACCAGTCTGA
- the pax2a gene encoding paired box protein Pax-2a isoform X7, with protein sequence MDIHCKADPFSAMHRHGGVNQLGGVFVNGRPLPDVVRQRIVELAHQGVRPCDISRQLRVSHGCVSKILGRYYETGSIKPGVIGGSKPKVATPKVVDKIAEYKRQNPTMFAWEIRDRLLAEGVCDNDTVPSVSSINRIIRTKVQQPFHPSSDGTGTPLSTAGHTIVPSTASPPVSSASNDPVGSYSINGILGIPRSNGEKRKRDDDGSDGSGPNSDSQGSVESLRKHLRADAFTQQQLEALDRVFERPSYPDVFPTSEHIKPEQANEYSLPALNPGLDEVKPSLSTSASSDLGSSVSQSYPVVTGRDMASTTLPGYPPHVPPTGQGSYPTSTLAGMVPGSDFSGNPYSHPQYTTYNEAWRFSNPALLMPHPGAPPLPLLPLPMTATSYHGNPIKLQDHGRSLHIVPV encoded by the exons ATGGATATTCACTGCAAAGCGGACCCCTTCTCGGCGATGCACC GGCACGGCGGTGTGAACCAGCTAGGAGGGGTGTTTGTGAATGGCAGACCCCTACCTGACGTGGTCAGGCAAAGAATCGTGGAGCTCGCGCACCAAGGAGTCAGACCTTGTGACATCTCAAGACAATTACGGGTCAGCCATGGCTGTGTCAGCAAAATTCTCGGAAG ATATTACGAAACCGGCAGTATTAAACCTGGAGTTATTGGGGGGTCCAAACCAAAAGTGGCGACGCCCAAAGTTGTGGATAAAATTGCAGAATACAAGCGGCAGAATCCCACAATGTTCGCCTGGGAGATCAGAGACCGACTGCTTGCCGAAGGCGTGTGTGACAATGACACTGTACCAAGCGTTTCATCTATAAACAG GATAATTCGAACCAAAGTCCAGCAACCTTTCCATCCATCTTCCGATGGCACAGGAACGCCTCTCTCCACAGCAGGACACACTATAG TACCCAGCACAGCTTCTCCGCCTGTGTCAAGTGCTTCCAATGACCCCGTGGGGTCCTACTCTATTAATGGCATCCTCGGGATCCCTCGCTCCAACGGTGAAAAGAGAAAACGCGATGATG ATGGTTCAGATGGCTCTGGCCCAAACAGTGATTCTCAGGGTAGCGTGGAGAGTTTACGGAAGCACCTGAGGGCCGATGCCTTCACTCAACAGCAGCTGGAGGCTCTGGACCGCGTGTTCGAGCGGCCGTCGTACCCTGACGTCTTCCCCACGTCAGAGCACATCAAGCCAGAGCAG GCTAATGAATACTCGCTACCAGCACTGAATCCTGGACTGGACGAAGTCAAGCCCAGTCTGTCGACCAGCGCCAGTTCAGATTTGGGCTCCAGCGTGTCACAGAGCTACCCGGTAGTGACAG GTCGAGATATGGCGAGCACGACCCTACCGGGATACCCACCTCACGTTCCCCCCACTGGGCAGGGCAGCTACCCCACCTCTACACTTGCTGGAATGGTGCCTG GAAGTGACTTTTCAGGAAATCCCTACTCTCACCCACAGTACACAACCTACAATGAAGCTTGGCGGTTCAGCAACCCCGCATTATTAA TGCCGCATCCCGGGGCTCCGCCCCTCCCACTGCTGCCACTGCCTATGACCGCCACTAGTTACCATGGCAACCCAATCAAACTGCAGGACCATGGCCGCAGCCTCCATATCGTACCAGTCTGA
- the pax2a gene encoding paired box protein Pax-2a isoform X9, which translates to MDIHCKADPFSAMHRHGGVNQLGGVFVNGRPLPDVVRQRIVELAHQGVRPCDISRQLRVSHGCVSKILGRYYETGSIKPGVIGGSKPKVATPKVVDKIAEYKRQNPTMFAWEIRDRLLAEGVCDNDTVPSVSSINRIIRTKVQQPFHPSSDGTGTPLSTAGHTIVPSTASPPVSSASNDPVGSYSINGILGIPRSNGEKRKRDDDGSDGSGPNSDSQGSVESLRKHLRADAFTQQQLEALDRVFERPSYPDVFPTSEHIKPEQANEYSLPALNPGLDEVKPSLSTSASSDLGSSVSQSYPVVTGRDMASTTLPGYPPHVPPTGQGSYPTSTLAGMVPGSDFSGNPYSHPQYTTYNEAWRFSNPALLSSPYYYSAASRGSAPPTAATAYDRH; encoded by the exons ATGGATATTCACTGCAAAGCGGACCCCTTCTCGGCGATGCACC GGCACGGCGGTGTGAACCAGCTAGGAGGGGTGTTTGTGAATGGCAGACCCCTACCTGACGTGGTCAGGCAAAGAATCGTGGAGCTCGCGCACCAAGGAGTCAGACCTTGTGACATCTCAAGACAATTACGGGTCAGCCATGGCTGTGTCAGCAAAATTCTCGGAAG ATATTACGAAACCGGCAGTATTAAACCTGGAGTTATTGGGGGGTCCAAACCAAAAGTGGCGACGCCCAAAGTTGTGGATAAAATTGCAGAATACAAGCGGCAGAATCCCACAATGTTCGCCTGGGAGATCAGAGACCGACTGCTTGCCGAAGGCGTGTGTGACAATGACACTGTACCAAGCGTTTCATCTATAAACAG GATAATTCGAACCAAAGTCCAGCAACCTTTCCATCCATCTTCCGATGGCACAGGAACGCCTCTCTCCACAGCAGGACACACTATAG TACCCAGCACAGCTTCTCCGCCTGTGTCAAGTGCTTCCAATGACCCCGTGGGGTCCTACTCTATTAATGGCATCCTCGGGATCCCTCGCTCCAACGGTGAAAAGAGAAAACGCGATGATG ATGGTTCAGATGGCTCTGGCCCAAACAGTGATTCTCAGGGTAGCGTGGAGAGTTTACGGAAGCACCTGAGGGCCGATGCCTTCACTCAACAGCAGCTGGAGGCTCTGGACCGCGTGTTCGAGCGGCCGTCGTACCCTGACGTCTTCCCCACGTCAGAGCACATCAAGCCAGAGCAG GCTAATGAATACTCGCTACCAGCACTGAATCCTGGACTGGACGAAGTCAAGCCCAGTCTGTCGACCAGCGCCAGTTCAGATTTGGGCTCCAGCGTGTCACAGAGCTACCCGGTAGTGACAG GTCGAGATATGGCGAGCACGACCCTACCGGGATACCCACCTCACGTTCCCCCCACTGGGCAGGGCAGCTACCCCACCTCTACACTTGCTGGAATGGTGCCTG GAAGTGACTTTTCAGGAAATCCCTACTCTCACCCACAGTACACAACCTACAATGAAGCTTGGCGGTTCAGCAACCCCGCATTATTAA GTTCCCCTTATTATTATAGTGCCGCATCCCGGGGCTCCGCCCCTCCCACTGCTGCCACTGCCTATGACCGCCACTAG
- the pax2a gene encoding paired box protein Pax-2a isoform X8: MDIHCKADPFSAMHLSHIGHGGVNQLGGVFVNGRPLPDVVRQRIVELAHQGVRPCDISRQLRVSHGCVSKILGRYYETGSIKPGVIGGSKPKVATPKVVDKIAEYKRQNPTMFAWEIRDRLLAEGVCDNDTVPSVSSINRIIRTKVQQPFHPSSDGTGTPLSTAGHTIVPSTASPPVSSASNDPVGSYSINGILGIPRSNGEKRKRDDDGSDGSGPNSDSQGSVESLRKHLRADAFTQQQLEALDRVFERPSYPDVFPTSEHIKPEQANEYSLPALNPGLDEVKPSLSTSASSDLGSSVSQSYPVVTGRDMASTTLPGYPPHVPPTGQGSYPTSTLAGMVPGSDFSGNPYSHPQYTTYNEAWRFSNPALLSSPYYYSAASRGSAPPTAATAYDRH; the protein is encoded by the exons ATGGATATTCACTGCAAAGCGGACCCCTTCTCGGCGATGCACC TATCCCATATAGGGCACGGCGGTGTGAACCAGCTAGGAGGGGTGTTTGTGAATGGCAGACCCCTACCTGACGTGGTCAGGCAAAGAATCGTGGAGCTCGCGCACCAAGGAGTCAGACCTTGTGACATCTCAAGACAATTACGGGTCAGCCATGGCTGTGTCAGCAAAATTCTCGGAAG ATATTACGAAACCGGCAGTATTAAACCTGGAGTTATTGGGGGGTCCAAACCAAAAGTGGCGACGCCCAAAGTTGTGGATAAAATTGCAGAATACAAGCGGCAGAATCCCACAATGTTCGCCTGGGAGATCAGAGACCGACTGCTTGCCGAAGGCGTGTGTGACAATGACACTGTACCAAGCGTTTCATCTATAAACAG GATAATTCGAACCAAAGTCCAGCAACCTTTCCATCCATCTTCCGATGGCACAGGAACGCCTCTCTCCACAGCAGGACACACTATAG TACCCAGCACAGCTTCTCCGCCTGTGTCAAGTGCTTCCAATGACCCCGTGGGGTCCTACTCTATTAATGGCATCCTCGGGATCCCTCGCTCCAACGGTGAAAAGAGAAAACGCGATGATG ATGGTTCAGATGGCTCTGGCCCAAACAGTGATTCTCAGGGTAGCGTGGAGAGTTTACGGAAGCACCTGAGGGCCGATGCCTTCACTCAACAGCAGCTGGAGGCTCTGGACCGCGTGTTCGAGCGGCCGTCGTACCCTGACGTCTTCCCCACGTCAGAGCACATCAAGCCAGAGCAG GCTAATGAATACTCGCTACCAGCACTGAATCCTGGACTGGACGAAGTCAAGCCCAGTCTGTCGACCAGCGCCAGTTCAGATTTGGGCTCCAGCGTGTCACAGAGCTACCCGGTAGTGACAG GTCGAGATATGGCGAGCACGACCCTACCGGGATACCCACCTCACGTTCCCCCCACTGGGCAGGGCAGCTACCCCACCTCTACACTTGCTGGAATGGTGCCTG GAAGTGACTTTTCAGGAAATCCCTACTCTCACCCACAGTACACAACCTACAATGAAGCTTGGCGGTTCAGCAACCCCGCATTATTAA GTTCCCCTTATTATTATAGTGCCGCATCCCGGGGCTCCGCCCCTCCCACTGCTGCCACTGCCTATGACCGCCACTAG
- the pax2a gene encoding paired box protein Pax-2a isoform X4 translates to MDIHCKADPFSAMHLSHIGHGGVNQLGGVFVNGRPLPDVVRQRIVELAHQGVRPCDISRQLRVSHGCVSKILGRYYETGSIKPGVIGGSKPKVATPKVVDKIAEYKRQNPTMFAWEIRDRLLAEGVCDNDTVPSVSSINRIIRTKVQQPFHPSSDGTGTPLSTAGHTIVPSTASPPVSSASNDPVGSYSINGILGIPRSNGEKRKRDDVLWSGNHLDGKKIGYYGSDGSGPNSDSQGSVESLRKHLRADAFTQQQLEALDRVFERPSYPDVFPTSEHIKPEQANEYSLPALNPGLDEVKPSLSTSASSDLGSSVSQSYPVVTGRDMASTTLPGYPPHVPPTGQGSYPTSTLAGMVPGSDFSGNPYSHPQYTTYNEAWRFSNPALLSSPYYYSAASRGSAPPTAATAYDRH, encoded by the exons ATGGATATTCACTGCAAAGCGGACCCCTTCTCGGCGATGCACC TATCCCATATAGGGCACGGCGGTGTGAACCAGCTAGGAGGGGTGTTTGTGAATGGCAGACCCCTACCTGACGTGGTCAGGCAAAGAATCGTGGAGCTCGCGCACCAAGGAGTCAGACCTTGTGACATCTCAAGACAATTACGGGTCAGCCATGGCTGTGTCAGCAAAATTCTCGGAAG ATATTACGAAACCGGCAGTATTAAACCTGGAGTTATTGGGGGGTCCAAACCAAAAGTGGCGACGCCCAAAGTTGTGGATAAAATTGCAGAATACAAGCGGCAGAATCCCACAATGTTCGCCTGGGAGATCAGAGACCGACTGCTTGCCGAAGGCGTGTGTGACAATGACACTGTACCAAGCGTTTCATCTATAAACAG GATAATTCGAACCAAAGTCCAGCAACCTTTCCATCCATCTTCCGATGGCACAGGAACGCCTCTCTCCACAGCAGGACACACTATAG TACCCAGCACAGCTTCTCCGCCTGTGTCAAGTGCTTCCAATGACCCCGTGGGGTCCTACTCTATTAATGGCATCCTCGGGATCCCTCGCTCCAACGGTGAAAAGAGAAAACGCGATGATG TTCTCTGGAGTGGCAACCACTTGGATGGGAAGAAAATAGGATATT ATGGTTCAGATGGCTCTGGCCCAAACAGTGATTCTCAGGGTAGCGTGGAGAGTTTACGGAAGCACCTGAGGGCCGATGCCTTCACTCAACAGCAGCTGGAGGCTCTGGACCGCGTGTTCGAGCGGCCGTCGTACCCTGACGTCTTCCCCACGTCAGAGCACATCAAGCCAGAGCAG GCTAATGAATACTCGCTACCAGCACTGAATCCTGGACTGGACGAAGTCAAGCCCAGTCTGTCGACCAGCGCCAGTTCAGATTTGGGCTCCAGCGTGTCACAGAGCTACCCGGTAGTGACAG GTCGAGATATGGCGAGCACGACCCTACCGGGATACCCACCTCACGTTCCCCCCACTGGGCAGGGCAGCTACCCCACCTCTACACTTGCTGGAATGGTGCCTG GAAGTGACTTTTCAGGAAATCCCTACTCTCACCCACAGTACACAACCTACAATGAAGCTTGGCGGTTCAGCAACCCCGCATTATTAA GTTCCCCTTATTATTATAGTGCCGCATCCCGGGGCTCCGCCCCTCCCACTGCTGCCACTGCCTATGACCGCCACTAG